TCCCCCAAAAAACAATCGCTCCGGCCAGcaaacagaaacaaacaaaagagagAGCCATCCATCGATCACACAAGCTAGCCGGCCCGCAATACGCGAGACACCAACCGAAGCAAACACGACATGGGGTGCAGCATGAGCCGTCTCGCCAAGGCGGCCATCTCGGTGGTCATCCTGGCTCTGCTCTTCATgcccggcgccatggccgtggccgccgccagtTTCGACGCCACTCGCAGCCGGCATCTACAACTCCCTCGTGGATATCTGCGCGGACCGGAGAGCGTCGCGTTCGACGGCGAGGGGCACGGTCCTTATAGCGGCGTCTCCGATGGCCGCATTCTCAAGTGGAACAGGGACAAGATCGGCTAGACCAACTACGCCCACGGTCCCGACTACAGCAGCGAGATGTGCACCGCGTCGAAACTCCGCCCGGAGACCGTCACCGAGAGCCGTTGTGGCCGCCCACGCAGACTGCAGTTTCATCATAAGTCTGGAAACCTATACATAGCTGATGCTTACAAATGCCTCATGCGGGTTGGGCCTGCCGGTGGGGAGGCGACGGTGTTGGTCAACCAGGTGGATGGTGCACCTCTCCGCTTCACCAACGGGGTTGATGTCGATCAGATTACCGGTCAAGTTTACTTCACTGATAGTTCTATGAATTACCAGAGGTCGCAACACGAGATGGTTACCAGGACAGGAGACTCGACGAGCCGTCTCATGAGGTACGACCCACAGACAAACGATGTTACCACACTGCAATCAGGCCTCACGTATCCCAATGGTGTCTCTATCTCTCATGACCGCACACACCTCGTTGTTGCGTCTACCGGTCCATGCAAGCTCTTGAGGTACTGGATCAAAGGACCTGATGTTGGCAAAACCGAGCCGTTTGCTGACCTTCCAGGCTACCCCGACAACGTCAGGCAAGACAGGAGGGGTGGTTACTGGGTGGCTTTGCACCGTGAGAAGAATGAGCTTCCATTCGAATTTGGGAGCCATCTGCTCGCCGTGAGGATCGGACCCAACGGAAAGATACTTGAAGAGATGAGAGGGCCTAAGAGTGTAAGGCCGAtggagatagtggagagaagTAATGGCAAGTACTACATGGGTTCCGTCGAGTTGCCGTATGTCGGCGTAGTTACACATAAATAGGAATGGGTTTGAAATTGTTTTATGTTTGTGATTATTCTCTTGGCCACGTAATCAGTCCATGTAATCAATAAATTAGCATATATCTTTCTTTCAAATGCTAGATTTGTGTTAATTGTCACTGTCTTTCTGCAAACAATCATAAATGATTTATGTATCctaaaagtttttgtttatttacATGCTTCaaaagaagcaaagaaaaaatagttttcGGCCGTGGTCTCTCAATCTCTGTAGCAGACAAAACAGAGCACAAGTCGTCTAACAGAACATGGAAGATTTCTTCTATTCTGAATGTGAGTATAGAATATGCTAAAAACAGAGAAATGATGTGAAAGAATTTTCAAGATCCAGAAGAGCCATTTTGTATTCTGTTCTTGTGAGGTATAAACGAAAAAGACACACTAATAAATGAGTAAAAgtgctcaatttttttaattaaaatataatACTTTATGTTAATTAAATAAGTAAAGAGGGCGAGCTCCCCCAGTGttagaaaaggaagaagaagatgagctCTCAAAAAGTGTCGGGGGAATGActccgggtagggtcatgacgacacatatTGGCCGGCTAAACAAGAGCAAGGCTGACGTAAGCAAGTAAGCCGGTATTGTTAAGCCGACTTTCTAacaggccggcataccaagAGCATGCCGGTATCTCTATCTTGTCTCATGTGATTGCAGGACAAGCACAAGCTATCTTATCCCGGTTGGAGCCGGAATATGCCAACGGTCTCATCCTGGTCGCACGGCCTAAAGTAAAGTTATGCTCCTTTAATGACggaaaagcagtcgttgctcacgtcgCTGTGCCGGACGACTGCAGAGTGACGCGCCATAGAAGGACGGTGACGAAAGACGGGGCATGGCTACAGTGCGCGCCGTCTCACAGTACGAAAAGCACAAAACTGCGTTGTCCCCTCCCGGACAATCCGGAGGGGACCATGGACATACCCGACGGGCCCGGGAGTagttagggtttccccttgtCCCACTCGTCTTACTAACTTCTCTAGCCTGTAAATAAAGGCTCCACCCCTCCTGTAAGAGGGTTCCTCCCGTAAACACTAGAagctctccttcttcttcttcctctgaaCACAgttcaaggagcaccattgtagttctttgtcatctcggctaatacgAACAAATCAGGAGTAGGAACTTTACCTctacaagagggctccgaacctaggtaaacaTCATGTCCTCCCTGAGTTGTGCGTAGTTACCCTACgccatccctcctccggatccaccatcgtccatcggccctAACTCAAGCCATCCCAtgacatctgccgtgacaccaccacggcAAAAAGAGCTCCGGAACAACACGTTAGCGTCCTGCAATTTCCTGGCATGCGAAAGACCGTGCGTCGAGGCTCGCTGCTATCGCCGCTTTTGACGATCAAATATATTAGCAGTCTTGACAGTTTTCCAGGTAGAGGGTGTGATCTTCTCTTAGGCGGTAAATTGTCCGCTTAGCTATGCACTCACGCACGTAAGAATGTAAGATGCTCCTGATTACTGGCTGCTTATTTGGCAAAACCGCAAAAGCAACACGCCGATCCGGCGACCGTTCGCCCCAGAATAGACGTCTGGGCACACGCCAGCACCGCAAACCATTCCAAGCCGCCGGATTCGCTCACCGGCACCGCAGCTGAGCTGAGATGAGCTCTCCGTGGTTGCCTTGCGCCTGGCTGACCGGACCGGAGAAAAGCCCAAGGCCCCGGTGCCACCACACAAGACGAGTCAATGTGACAACGCCCCGCCCGTCTCTTCCTCGGCTCATCACCCACCccaaaaaaaccaaaaagccTCAGcggctaaaaaaaatctcccaTCCTGCCGTCTCCTCCATTCCCCACACAGCCAAAGAGCTTTctctcttccttccttccttgctCGCTTTTGGGGTCAACAACCCTTCTCGCAGGTTCGGCACGGAAGCATCCATGAGCCGACGCCGCTGATGGGCCCGCAGTCGCAGGAcaccgcgtcgtcgtcgtcgtcgtcgccgtcgggcGGCTCGTCCAGGCGCCGCGCCAGGCTCGACCGCCGCAACGCGTCGAAGAACATCGGGTACGACGCCTCGCTCTTCTGCACCTTGCCGTCCCCGCCCCGGGCCTCCTCGGCGTCGGCCTCCGGGGCGCCGTCGCTCGCCAGCTCCGCGGCCTGCTCCCTCGACCTCACCAGTTTCCGcatcggcggcagcggcgacggcggcggggacgtcctgctcctctgccgcAACCTCGGCCTCTCCGGCCCCGACGACTTCGCAATCTCCCTCACCGACTGGGAGGCGCACAAGGCCttccgctcctcctccgcctccagctcccCCACCGCGCAGTCACGCCCTGACTGCCGCCCTGCACGAGACTCCCGGCTCCGTCCCGACGACTTCGCCATCTCCCTCGCCGACTCGGAGGCGCCCaaggcctcctcctcctgcagctcCCCCTCAGCGCAGTCACACCCTGACCGCTCTGTACGGGACTCCCCGTTCCGCCCCGAGGCTTCCAAGGAACTGGCCTTGACTGTGGCTGCTGGTTTCGAGCTCCCGGCCAAGGGAACTTCTAGGGACGCGCCAATTGAGGCTCCAGCGCGGCTGGCATGGTTGGATCCGCAACAGCCAGCTCGTCCGGATGTGAGGAAATCAGGCTGCGATGGAGGAATTAAGGGCGtgcgcccgccgccggtgaTGCTCAAGCCGCCGCCATCGGTGGCGCTACCGCCTGCCTGTCTGGTAGGTTCAACGTGGGATATCATGCGATCGTTCGCGCCAGATGACAAAGGGCAGGCTCCGGCGAGCAGATCTGATCGTGATTTTGGAGGTCAGGatgcagcggaggaggaggaagatgcgGAGGAAGTGTTGACGTTTGATGAGCTCAGGCTGGGGGAGACGTCCGAGGAATTCACGGGCACATCTTCGATATCAACAATAAACGACGATGAGAGCACAACAACCGAGTCTATGTTCTACATCTCACCGAATGGGAGGTTTAGGAGGAAGATCCGGTCATGGAATCGAGGTGTGCTCTTGGGCAGTGGCTCGTTTGGGACGGTCTACGAGGGGATCAGCGAGTATGTTTTCTGCGGAGGAACTCCACTGTTTCTTATATGCTGTTTCTTAAGATCGTGCTTGAGATTAACTTGCTATGTCTGTCCATAGATATTGCATGTTAGAGCTTCATGATTTCATCTTCAACAACTTAGGTAGTGTTTGGATGCAGCTCAAGGTGAAAttaaacaacacaatcctgtGACAACTAGAATTAGATAGAGTCAGAATGTCATCCAATTCAAAACCAAATTCTTCTAGAATACTACAGAATACGGTAATTTGTTTAATTTACTACATATGTTCCAGTTGAATACCAAATTCTTGGGATTCGACTTCCCCTGGAGGTAGGGTGTATTATGAAAGGAGGTTAATCATAGATTATCAGAGACCCTAAAATTCTTTCTGGGTTGATGTCTGAGCTATTAATGGGGACAGACTGTGTTCACTATTTGTGTTGTATTTAGACAGGCACTGAGGTAGCATCTGTTATTCTTTTTATGCTTTAGTGTTCAGTTGGAATGAATACCTTTATTGTACTCTGCTTTATGTTTTCCTGTTATAAGTTTCCTACATGCTATTCTACTTCTGCATCTTATGGTATAATGCTTTGCAGTGAGGGTGTCTTttttgctgtcaaagaagtgtGTGTGTCCGATCAAGGGAGCAACGCACAGCAGTGTATTTTTCAGCTCGAACAGGTTGGTGTGGATGTTTCTTTTAGTTTGTTACCTATCTTCAGTGGTGGATTCTGAAATTTGACTTTTAATAACTTCATTCGACTTTTCAGGAAATTGCACTCCTGAGTCAGTTTGAACATGAGAACATAGTACATTATTATGGAACTGACAAGGTAAGTTCATTATTGCCTGCAACACTTTATTGAAGTTCCTTTGTGCTATTGTACCATTCAATTCTTCTTTTATGCTGACAACCATCCAACTGTGACTGTTGCAGGAGGACTCAAAACTTTATATCTTCCTTGAACTAGTGACCCAAGGATCTCTTGTATCTTTGTATCAGAAATACCGTCTCCGAGATACTCATGTTTCAGCATATACAAGACAAATCCTTAATGGGCTGACTTACCTCCATGAGAGAAACATTGTTCATAGGTAATAAGATTACCTTAATTCATGCATTATTTTGTAAAACTAGATCACTTATTCTTGTGTCTCGCCTTCTAAAATAAGATTGCCTTAATTCACATTGGCAAGTCTTAGGGAATCAAGTATTCTTTTCATTTACTTTTACATTCTgagattaattcaaaatatcaTCTTGCAGAGATATCAAATGTGCTAACATACTGGTGCATGCCAATGGATCTGTGAAACTAGCAGATTTTGGACTTGCTAAGGAGGTGTGCTTACTTTCTTGCAAACCTGCATAATTTAATGTTCGTTATTTGAATAATGTAATTTCCCATGCACTACCTTCTTGATACAAAACATCACTTATCTATTGTCTTTCAGGCTACCAAACTCAATATGCTTAAATCATGCAAAGGAACTGTATATTGGATGGCACCTGAGGTATATCACCGTACTAAAAAATCAGATTAGAATCTGCTCAGATTTGCTTGTTTATGTTTACTCATTTCCTTTAGTAAGTCATCCTGAATGATTGATTAGCAAGTAGTAGTATCTACCATCTAGAGGTAAAGTGTTGTGATGGTGAACAGTGTTGGAGTTATGTCCTGGAGTACTATTTCACACAACATCAGTTCAGTTGGCTTACTCCACCTGGACCTTTGGTTGTTGTCGTGACACAGAACCATTGAACATCTAGCCACGTTCTATTAATGTTGATGCTTGGTAAATTAATGGCTGTGTTACCAGTGATGATTTTAAGCTGGACTGGTTCTGTGAGGCTTGTAATACCAAGTGATGTGGCTATTCTTAATTTCTGGCTTGACAAGATATTTGGCTTAAGCATAATGGCATGTATGATGTGTCCATACCCTGGAAGATTATTCTAAATGGGCACACTGAACTTTCAGGTCGTCAATCCCAAGAAAACATATGGACCTGCAGCTGATATATGGAGTTTGGGTTGCACAGTCCTAGAGATGCTGACACGTCAACTTCCCTATCCTGATCTGGAATGGGTGAGTAATTCTTCATCTGCAAAGTACTAACTCTTGCAAGTGTGTGAATTACAGTGTTGGTTTCAAATCCGGTAAAGGTATATGATTTATTATTCGATTCCCATTATTCAAACCGATTTGTGCAACTTGTTCTGCAGACACAAGCACTATACAGGATTGGTAAGGGGGAACCACCACAAATTCCAAATGTTCTCTCGAGGGATGCTCGTGATTTCATAAGCCAGTGTGTTAAACCCAATCCAGAAGATAGACCTTCTGCAT
This is a stretch of genomic DNA from Brachypodium distachyon strain Bd21 chromosome 1, Brachypodium_distachyon_v3.0, whole genome shotgun sequence. It encodes these proteins:
- the LOC100825446 gene encoding mitogen-activated protein kinase kinase kinase 1 codes for the protein MGPQSQDTASSSSSSPSGGSSRRRARLDRRNASKNIGYDASLFCTLPSPPRASSASASGAPSLASSAACSLDLTSFRIGGSGDGGGDVLLLCRNLGLSGPDDFAISLTDWEAHKAFRSSSASSSPTAQSRPDCRPARDSRLRPDDFAISLADSEAPKASSSCSSPSAQSHPDRSVRDSPFRPEASKELALTVAAGFELPAKGTSRDAPIEAPARLAWLDPQQPARPDVRKSGCDGGIKGVRPPPVMLKPPPSVALPPACLVGSTWDIMRSFAPDDKGQAPASRSDRDFGGQDAAEEEEDAEEVLTFDELRLGETSEEFTGTSSISTINDDESTTTESMFYISPNGRFRRKIRSWNRGVLLGSGSFGTVYEGISDEGVFFAVKEVCVSDQGSNAQQCIFQLEQEIALLSQFEHENIVHYYGTDKEDSKLYIFLELVTQGSLVSLYQKYRLRDTHVSAYTRQILNGLTYLHERNIVHRDIKCANILVHANGSVKLADFGLAKEATKLNMLKSCKGTVYWMAPEVVNPKKTYGPAADIWSLGCTVLEMLTRQLPYPDLEWTQALYRIGKGEPPQIPNVLSRDARDFISQCVKPNPEDRPSASKLLDHPFVNRSMRSIRSMRTSSRLNSSTRGMSVLN